A genomic stretch from Arachis stenosperma cultivar V10309 chromosome 3, arast.V10309.gnm1.PFL2, whole genome shotgun sequence includes:
- the LOC130966414 gene encoding uncharacterized protein LOC130966414 — protein sequence MANPRGKCKAITLRSGKVINEASPCQNKQEEEVVNESKTKKEEENPAPSPPKQVLKPYVPQAPYPQRLRKDGKDGQFSRFQEIFKKLQINIPFAKALEQMPLYVKFLKELITRKRNWGEKETMVLTEECSAIIQKKLPRKMKDPGSFQIPCIIGDINIEKALCDLGASINFMSLAMKKRMRIEKAKPTRMAL from the coding sequence ATGGCCAACCCAAGAGGgaaatgcaaggccatcacatTAAGGAGCGGGAAGGTGATAAATGAAGCATCCCCATGTCAAAACAagcaagaagaggaagttgtaAATGAATCCAAAaccaagaaagaagaagaaaatcctGCACCATCCCCACCAAAGCAAGTTCTAAAGCCTTATGTACCACAAGCACCTTATCCACAAAGGCTGAGAAAGGATGGGAAGGATGGCCAGTTTTCTAGGTTCCAGGAGATTTTTAAAAAGCTTCAAATTAACATACCTTTTGCTAAGGCATTAGAGCAGATGCCACTCTATgtcaagttcttaaaggagctcataaCAAGGAAGAGAAACTGGGGTGAAAAGGAAACTATGGtgctcactgaagaatgtagtgctatcATACAAAAGAAGCTACCCCGAAAGATGAAGGACCCTGGGAGCTTTCAAAttccctgcatcataggggataTCAACATTGAGAAGGCACTATGTGATCTGGGAGCCAGCATCAATTTCATGTCTTTGGCTATGAAGAAAAGAATGagaattgaaaaagcaaaaccaacaagaatggccctGTAA